A DNA window from Solanum lycopersicum chromosome 3, SLM_r2.1 contains the following coding sequences:
- the LOC101264308 gene encoding germin-like protein subfamily T member 2, translating into MAIRVTFLLVMLVVLPFPSHSADPDPLQDFCVGILNDTSASINGFPCKPTSQVTSDDFFFDGLTKEGNTDNVFGFTATVGNVLAFPGLNTLGLSMNRVDFAPGGLNPPHSHPRATETGVVIKGKLYVGFLTTNNVLHAKVLTVGEMFVVPRGLVHFQMNVGKEKAMTITAFNSHLPGSVVLPTTLFASMPPIPNNVLTKAFQVEASVIDDIKAKFGS; encoded by the coding sequence ATGGCTATTCGTGTGACGTTCTTGTTGGTTATGCTGGTAGTCTTACCTTTTCCTTCTCATTCTGCTGATCCTGATCCCCTACAAGATTTCTGCGTTGGAATTCTGAATGATACATCAGCATCTATTAACGGTTTTCCTTGCAAGCCTACTTCCCAAGTTACTTCAGATGACTTTTTCTTTGATGGCCTAACCAAAGAGGGAAACACAGACAACGTATTTGGATTCACTGCAACCGTGGGAAACGTTCTTGCATTCCCAGGGCTGAACACGTTAGGTCTCTCAATGAATCGAGTTGATTTCGCCCCAGGAGGGCTAAATCCACCTCATTCACACCCTCGTGCAACTGAGACCGGGGTAGTCATTAAAGGGAAACTCTACGTTGGATTCCTGACAACAAACAACGTGTTACATGCCAAAGTATTGACTGTGGGAGAGATGTTCGTGGTGCCCCGAGGACTCGTGCATTTCCAAATGAATGTTGGTAAGGAGAAGGCAATGACAATCACAGCTTTTAACAGTCATTTGCCAGGGTCAGTGGTTCTACCAACTACACTATTTGCTTCTATGCCACCAATTCCTAATAATGTGTTGACTAAGGCCTTCCAAGTTGAAGCAAGTGTTATTGATGACATCAAAGCCAAATTTGGTTCTTAA
- the LOC101263101 gene encoding probable myosin-binding protein 5 isoform X2 — protein MASRSFKCLVEQKLGRVGVFCVYAVLEWVMILLLFIDGFLALFTNEFAKFFELKVPCLLCTRIDHIFIKRNSSFYYNESICEGHKKDISSLAYCHVHKKLSDIRNMCEGCLLSFATEKEADCDKYKSLVGILHKDIDCFVDDDKRMSIKSVKNEEEVIKTASVVLRNCSCCGEPLKLRTKYARNSSINGNHYTQAPASSPRSPLTWKNEESGNMELPRIQYTKLKFSSDNESILPDDEGHQNAGREDIKAATAPLLPDPEDIHEESSKTPVSARNKFFGIPLTDSAQASPKWPNKPRKLGGDKSEFISDANDASAVNEADDDIVHSLKRQVRLDRKSLMELYMELDEERSASAVAANNAMAMITRLQAEKAAVQMEALQYQRMMEEQAEYDQEALQVMKDLVLKREEEIKVLEAEIDTYRERYGIIKKVGSEVCEVDADDDYQELRSQSASSFDGRSDCSSPRQADHNGVNGFHIGCPGEYRDENIDESNLDFENERSYLQGLLTTLEKQIKIPPDVDSHVLESNVIQDKGNDNKVILTREVSLLRERLRAVEAESGFLKHAAMTLQRGGDGTKLLTEIAQHLRELRHRDTATEVADA, from the exons atggcTTCGCGATCTTTCAAATGCTTGGTTGAACAAAAGCTTGGGAGAGTTGGGGTTTTCTGTGTATATGCTGTTCTTGAATGGGTGATGATCCTTCTTCTTTTCATTGATGGTTTTCTTGCACTTTTCACCAATGAATTTGCGAAGTTTTTTGAATTGAAAGTCCCCTGTTTGCTCTGCACAAGGATCGATCATATTTTCATAAAGAGGAACTCTAGTTTCTATTACAACGAGTCCATTTGTGAGGGTCACAAGAAAGACATATCTTCCCTCGCGTATTGTCATGTCCACAAGAAGCTTTCTGATATAAGAAACATGTGTGAAGGGTGTCTTCTCTCTTTTGCAACAGAGAAAGAAGCAGATTGTGATAAGTACAAGTCGTTAGTTGGGATTTTGCACAAGGACATTGATTGCTTTGTGGATGATGATAAGAGAATGTCGATAAAATCAGTTAAGAACGAAGAAGAGGTTATCAAAACTGCAAGTGTTGTGCTTCGGAACTGTTCTTGCTGTGGGGAACCTCTGAAATTGAGGACTAAATATGCCAGGAACTCATCCATAAATGGAAATCACTACACTCAAGCTCCTGCCTCATCTCCTCGATCTCCGTTAACGTGGAAAAATGAGGAATCCGGCAATATGGAATTGCCTCGTATCCAGTATACAAAGCTCAAGTTTTCCTCAGATAATGAATCGATTCTACCAGATGATGAGGGACACCAGAATGCAG GTAGAGAGGATATTAAAGCTGCTACTGCCCCGCTGCTACCAGATCCCGAGGACATTCATGAGGAATCTAGCAAAACCCCAGTTTCTGCAAGAAACAAGTTCTTTGGGATCCCATTAACAGACTCCGCTCAAGCTAGTCCAAAGTGGCCTAATAAGCCCAGAAAATTGGGTGGTGATAAGAGTGAATTCATCTCAGATGCTAATGACGCGAGTGCAGTAAACGAAGCAGATGATGACATTGTGCATAGCTTGAAGAGGCAGGTTCGTCTGGACAGAAAGTCTCTTATGGAATTATACATGGAATTGGATGAAGAAAGAAGTGCCTCTGCTGTGGCAGCTAACAATGCCATGGCCATGATCACACGTTTGCAAGCAGAGAAGGCAGCTGTACAAATGGAAGCCTTACAGTATCAGAGAATGATGGAAGAGCAGGCAGAATATGACCAAGAGGCCTTGCAAGTCATGAAAGACTTAGTTTTGAAGAGAGAGGAAGAGATAAAGGTCTTGGAGGCTGAAATCGATACCTACAGGGAGAGATATGGAATTATCAAGAAAGTCGGTAGTGAGGTTTGTGAAGTTGATGCAGATGATGATTATCAAGAGTTGAGATCTCAGTCTGCATCATCCTTCGATGGAAGATCCGACTGTAGCAGTCCTCGTCAAGCAGATCATAATGGAGTAAATGGATTCCATATTGGATGTCCTGGGGAATAtagagatgaaaatattgatgaatCAAACCTTGATTTTGAGAACGAGAGATCTTATCTACAGGGTTTGTTAACAACCCTTGAAAAGCAGATCAAAATACCTCCTGATGTTGACTCTCATGTGCTAGAATCAAATGTGATTCAAGACAAAG GAAATGATAATAAGGTTATACTTACAAGAGAAGTCTCTCTACTTAGAGAGAGATTGAGAGCTGTTGAAGCAGAAAGTGGTTTCTTGAAACACGCCGCCATGACATTACAGAGGGGTGGAGACGGAACCAAACTCTTGACTGAGATAGCTCAACATCTGCGGGAGCTTAGACACAGAGATACAGCAACAGAAGTTGCAGATGCATGA
- the LOC101263991 gene encoding germin-like protein subfamily T member 2 — MAIRVTFLLVILVVLPLPSDSADPDPLQDFCVAILNDTSTSLNGFPCKPASQVTSNDFFFDGLTIEGNTKNAFGFSATVGNVLSFPGLNTQGLSMNRVDFAPGGLNPPHSHPRATESGVVIKGKIYVGFVTTKNVLYSKVLTAGEMFVVPRGLVHFQMNVGKEKAMTITAFNSHLPGAVVLPTTLFTSKPSIPDEVLTKAFKIDATVIDDIKAKLGAINY; from the coding sequence ATGGCTATTCGCGTGACGTTCTTGTTGGTTATTCTAGTAGTCTTGCCACTTCCTTCTGATTCAGCTGATCCTGATCCCCTGCAGGATTTCTGTGTTGCAATTCTGAACGATACATCAACGTCTCTCAACGGTTTTCCTTGCAAACCTGCTTCTCAAGTTACTTCAAATGACTTCTTCTTTGATGGCCTAACCATAGAGGGAAACACTAAGAATGCATTTGGATTCAGTGCAACCGTGGGGAACGTTCTTTCATTCCCAGGTTTAAACACACAAGGTCTCTCGATGAATCGAGTTGACTTTGCCCCAGGAGGGCTAAATCCACCTCATTCACACCCTCGTGCAACTGAGTCCGGAGTAGTCATTAAAGGGAAGATCTACGTTGGGTTCGTAACAACGAAGAACGTGTTATATTCCAAAGTATTGACTGCAGGGGAAATGTTCGTGGTGCCCCGAGGACTGGTGCATTTCCAAATGAATGTTGGAAAGGAGAAGGCAATGACAATCACAGCTTTTAACAGTCATTTGCCAGGAGCAGTGGTTCTACCAACTACACTGTTTACTTCAAAGCCATCAATTCCTGATGAGGTGTTGACTAAGGCATTCAAAATTGATGCAACTGTCATTGATGACATCAAAGCAAAACTTGGTGCCATAAACTATTAA
- the LOC101263397 gene encoding transcription factor BHLH089 isoform X3: MDPPIINEGSFSAANPSSYSLAEIWPFAAAANGGGNGELGGGGLGLRMSSFTGLLEAAANSINESTLTEQSRRSGGAGGGDGSGSGGGNVGVRKRDVNSEDDFSKFVSTSDANDLDGSVAKRLKVSQSKEENGVSKVEAESSSQTANKGTEQSSKPEPPKDYIHVRARRGQATDSHSLAERARREKISERMKILQDLVPGCNKVIGKALVLDEIINYIQSLQRQVEFLSMKLEAVNSRMNHPIETFPSKDLAPSAFDTSGMIFGTQAPREYAQGTQSEWLHMQVGNSFDRAT; encoded by the exons ATGGATCCACCAATTATTAATGAAGGTTCATTCTCGGCGGCGAATCCTTCTTCTTACAGTTTGGCTGAGATTTGGCCGTTTGCCGCAGCGGCAAATGGTGGAGGAAACGGTGAACTTGGTGGAGGAGGACTGGGACTCAGAATGAGTAGCTTTACGGGTTTGTTAGAAGCAGCTGCAAACTCCATTAATGAATCTACTCTGACGGAGCAGAGCAGAAGAAGCGGCGGAGCTGGTGGTGGTGATGGTAGTGGTAGTGGTGGAGGTAATGTTGGTGTAAGGAAGAGGGATGTGAACTCGGaggatgatttttctaagtttgtCTCTACTAGTGATGCTAATGATTTG GATGGTTCAGTGGCCAAACGTTTGAAAGTTTCCCAATCTAAAGAAGAAAATGGAGTTTCAAAGGTAGAAGCAGAATCAAGTTCTCAGACGGCTAACAAGGGGACTGAACAAAGTAGTAAACCTGAGCCACCTAAGGATTACATCCACGTAAGGGCAAGAAGGGGTCAAGCTACTGATAGCCACAGTTTAGCAGAGAGG GCCAGGAGAGAAAAGATCAGCGAGAGGATGAAAATTCTGCAAGATTTGGTTCCTGGATGTAATAAG GTTATCGGAAAAGCACTTGTTCTTGacgaaataataaattatatccAGTCACTACAGCGTCAAGTTGAG TTCTTGTCCATGAAGCTTGAAGCAGTCAATTCAAGGATGAACCACCCTATAGAAACCTTTCCTTCAAAAGAT CTAGCACCATCAGCTTTTGATACGAGTGGAATGATTTTCGGCACTCAAGCACCGAGAGAATATGCTCAAGGGACACAATCCGAGTGGCTCCATATGCAGGTTGGCAACAGCTTTGACAGAGCAACATGA
- the LOC101262800 gene encoding polynucleotide 5'-hydroxyl-kinase NOL9, translated as MASFVDDEFQSANIFIPEEWSDAADSVAYDSNTSPPPVAFVCGPKNSGKTTFSRVLVNVLLQRYKKVAYLDTDVGQTEFTPPGLLSLTTIDKITSDLSIPCLKTPERCFFFGDISSKRDPKTYLAYIFALYDHYRRTYLLSNGGSPGNAGVPLVINTTGWVKGIGYDILVDIIKYISPTHVVKICISSVSKNLPAGAFWLDDDNSDVPTVVEVNSARRDSFNRSVLVQKDARLLRDLRVMAYFRQCFPSDMKITTIKELSRALAAHPPYEIPISSIKIKHLHCEVPKNEVLYSLNATIVGLAVDSENFPDCMGLGIVRAIDTLKHVLYVLTPVPKSSLQKVDLLLQGFVEIPTCLLQVQGCISPYMSADVLPSA; from the exons ATGGCGTCCTTTGTCGACGATGAGTTTCAATCAGCTAACATATTCATACCGGAGGAGTGGTCCGATGCTGCCGACTCTGTAGCCTATGATTCTAACACTTCGCCGCCGCCGGTTGCGTTTGTCTGCGGTCCCAAAAATAGCGGCAAAACCACTTTCTCTCGCGTCCTTGTCAATGTTCTTCTTCAGAG ATACAAGAAAGTCGCTTATTTGGATACAGATGTCGGGCAGACAGAGTTCACTCCACCTGGTTTATTATCGCTTACCACAATTGACAAAATAACTTCAG ATCTGTCAATTCCATGCCTAAAAACTCCTGAGAG atGCTTCTTTTTTGGTGACATATCCTCTAAAAGGGATCCCAAAACATATTTGGCTTATATTTTTGCCTTGTATGATCACTACCGGAGAACGTACCTGTTGAGCAATGGCGGAAGTCCTGGAAATGCTGGGGTGCCTCTTGTCATTAACACAACGGGCTGGGTCAAAG GTATTGGCTATGACATTCTTGTGGATATTATCAAATACATCTCTCCTACACATGTTGTTAAGATTTGCATATCGTCTGTGAGCAAGAACCTTCCGGCTGGTGCATTTTGGTTGGATGATGATAATAGTGATGTTCCAACTGTAGTTGAGGTCAACTCTGCTCGTCGGGACTCTTTTAACAGATC GGTTCTTGTACAGAAGGATGCACGTCTTTTGCGTGATCTACGTGTCATGGCCTATTTCAGACAATGCTTTCCAAGTGATATGAAAATCACAACAATCAAGGAACTCTCTCGAGCATTAGCTGCTCACCCTCCATATGAGATTCCTATATCAAGTATCAAAATTAAACACCTTCATTGTGAG GTTCCTAAGAATGAGGTTTTGTACAGCTTGAATGCAACTATTGTTGGCTTGGCAGTTGATTCTGAAAATTTTCCTGACTGCATGGGCTTGG GAATCGTGCGTGCCATTGACACTCTCAAGCACGTACTCTATGTACTTACCCCTGTCCCAAAAAGCAGTCTGCAGAAGGTGGATCTTCTGTTGCAGGGCTTTGTCGAAATTCCAACTTGTTTGTTGCAG GTACAAGGCTGCATCTCACCTTACATGTCTGCCGATGTATTGCCTTCAGCTTAG
- the LOC101263397 gene encoding transcription factor BHLH089 isoform X4: MDPPIINEGSFSAANPSSYSLAEIWPFAAAANGGGNGELGGGGLGLRMSSFTGLLEAAANSINESTLTEQSRRSGGAGGGDGSGSGGGNVGVRKRDVNSEDDFSKFVSTSDANDLDGSVAKRLKVSQSKEENGVSKVEAESSSQTANKGTEQSSKPEPPKDYIHVRARRGQATDSHSLAERARREKISERMKILQDLVPGCNKVIGKALVLDEIINYIQSLQRQVEFLSMKLEAVNSRMNHPIETFPSKDEHMWNKERLCSLLIRTFFMYQFAIKLVLFGYLKVVSTGRILH; the protein is encoded by the exons ATGGATCCACCAATTATTAATGAAGGTTCATTCTCGGCGGCGAATCCTTCTTCTTACAGTTTGGCTGAGATTTGGCCGTTTGCCGCAGCGGCAAATGGTGGAGGAAACGGTGAACTTGGTGGAGGAGGACTGGGACTCAGAATGAGTAGCTTTACGGGTTTGTTAGAAGCAGCTGCAAACTCCATTAATGAATCTACTCTGACGGAGCAGAGCAGAAGAAGCGGCGGAGCTGGTGGTGGTGATGGTAGTGGTAGTGGTGGAGGTAATGTTGGTGTAAGGAAGAGGGATGTGAACTCGGaggatgatttttctaagtttgtCTCTACTAGTGATGCTAATGATTTG GATGGTTCAGTGGCCAAACGTTTGAAAGTTTCCCAATCTAAAGAAGAAAATGGAGTTTCAAAGGTAGAAGCAGAATCAAGTTCTCAGACGGCTAACAAGGGGACTGAACAAAGTAGTAAACCTGAGCCACCTAAGGATTACATCCACGTAAGGGCAAGAAGGGGTCAAGCTACTGATAGCCACAGTTTAGCAGAGAGG GCCAGGAGAGAAAAGATCAGCGAGAGGATGAAAATTCTGCAAGATTTGGTTCCTGGATGTAATAAG GTTATCGGAAAAGCACTTGTTCTTGacgaaataataaattatatccAGTCACTACAGCGTCAAGTTGAG TTCTTGTCCATGAAGCTTGAAGCAGTCAATTCAAGGATGAACCACCCTATAGAAACCTTTCCTTCAAAAGAT GAGCATATGTGGAACAAGGAAAGATTGTGCTCTCTTTTGATACGGACCTTTTTCATGTACCAATTTGCTATTAAACTCGTCCTATTCGGTTATCTCAAGGTTGTGTCAACAGGAAGAATTTTGCATTAG
- the LOC101263101 gene encoding probable myosin-binding protein 5 isoform X1: MASRSFKCLVEQKLGRVGVFCVYAVLEWVMILLLFIDGFLALFTNEFAKFFELKVPCLLCTRIDHIFIKRNSSFYYNESICEGHKKDISSLAYCHVHKKLSDIRNMCEGCLLSFATEKEADCDKYKSLVGILHKDIDCFVDDDKRMSIKSVKNEEEVIKTASVVLRNCSCCGEPLKLRTKYARNSSINGNHYTQAPASSPRSPLTWKNEESGNMELPRIQYTKLKFSSDNESILPDDEGHQNAAGREDIKAATAPLLPDPEDIHEESSKTPVSARNKFFGIPLTDSAQASPKWPNKPRKLGGDKSEFISDANDASAVNEADDDIVHSLKRQVRLDRKSLMELYMELDEERSASAVAANNAMAMITRLQAEKAAVQMEALQYQRMMEEQAEYDQEALQVMKDLVLKREEEIKVLEAEIDTYRERYGIIKKVGSEVCEVDADDDYQELRSQSASSFDGRSDCSSPRQADHNGVNGFHIGCPGEYRDENIDESNLDFENERSYLQGLLTTLEKQIKIPPDVDSHVLESNVIQDKGNDNKVILTREVSLLRERLRAVEAESGFLKHAAMTLQRGGDGTKLLTEIAQHLRELRHRDTATEVADA, from the exons atggcTTCGCGATCTTTCAAATGCTTGGTTGAACAAAAGCTTGGGAGAGTTGGGGTTTTCTGTGTATATGCTGTTCTTGAATGGGTGATGATCCTTCTTCTTTTCATTGATGGTTTTCTTGCACTTTTCACCAATGAATTTGCGAAGTTTTTTGAATTGAAAGTCCCCTGTTTGCTCTGCACAAGGATCGATCATATTTTCATAAAGAGGAACTCTAGTTTCTATTACAACGAGTCCATTTGTGAGGGTCACAAGAAAGACATATCTTCCCTCGCGTATTGTCATGTCCACAAGAAGCTTTCTGATATAAGAAACATGTGTGAAGGGTGTCTTCTCTCTTTTGCAACAGAGAAAGAAGCAGATTGTGATAAGTACAAGTCGTTAGTTGGGATTTTGCACAAGGACATTGATTGCTTTGTGGATGATGATAAGAGAATGTCGATAAAATCAGTTAAGAACGAAGAAGAGGTTATCAAAACTGCAAGTGTTGTGCTTCGGAACTGTTCTTGCTGTGGGGAACCTCTGAAATTGAGGACTAAATATGCCAGGAACTCATCCATAAATGGAAATCACTACACTCAAGCTCCTGCCTCATCTCCTCGATCTCCGTTAACGTGGAAAAATGAGGAATCCGGCAATATGGAATTGCCTCGTATCCAGTATACAAAGCTCAAGTTTTCCTCAGATAATGAATCGATTCTACCAGATGATGAGGGACACCAGAATGCAG CAGGTAGAGAGGATATTAAAGCTGCTACTGCCCCGCTGCTACCAGATCCCGAGGACATTCATGAGGAATCTAGCAAAACCCCAGTTTCTGCAAGAAACAAGTTCTTTGGGATCCCATTAACAGACTCCGCTCAAGCTAGTCCAAAGTGGCCTAATAAGCCCAGAAAATTGGGTGGTGATAAGAGTGAATTCATCTCAGATGCTAATGACGCGAGTGCAGTAAACGAAGCAGATGATGACATTGTGCATAGCTTGAAGAGGCAGGTTCGTCTGGACAGAAAGTCTCTTATGGAATTATACATGGAATTGGATGAAGAAAGAAGTGCCTCTGCTGTGGCAGCTAACAATGCCATGGCCATGATCACACGTTTGCAAGCAGAGAAGGCAGCTGTACAAATGGAAGCCTTACAGTATCAGAGAATGATGGAAGAGCAGGCAGAATATGACCAAGAGGCCTTGCAAGTCATGAAAGACTTAGTTTTGAAGAGAGAGGAAGAGATAAAGGTCTTGGAGGCTGAAATCGATACCTACAGGGAGAGATATGGAATTATCAAGAAAGTCGGTAGTGAGGTTTGTGAAGTTGATGCAGATGATGATTATCAAGAGTTGAGATCTCAGTCTGCATCATCCTTCGATGGAAGATCCGACTGTAGCAGTCCTCGTCAAGCAGATCATAATGGAGTAAATGGATTCCATATTGGATGTCCTGGGGAATAtagagatgaaaatattgatgaatCAAACCTTGATTTTGAGAACGAGAGATCTTATCTACAGGGTTTGTTAACAACCCTTGAAAAGCAGATCAAAATACCTCCTGATGTTGACTCTCATGTGCTAGAATCAAATGTGATTCAAGACAAAG GAAATGATAATAAGGTTATACTTACAAGAGAAGTCTCTCTACTTAGAGAGAGATTGAGAGCTGTTGAAGCAGAAAGTGGTTTCTTGAAACACGCCGCCATGACATTACAGAGGGGTGGAGACGGAACCAAACTCTTGACTGAGATAGCTCAACATCTGCGGGAGCTTAGACACAGAGATACAGCAACAGAAGTTGCAGATGCATGA
- the LOC543718 gene encoding 5-formyltetrahydrofolate cyclo-ligase: MAIPWAVSLSTSRFFPTRSAILRRQTSPCSATATMSTAGEQNTSDTAHLDTIFKQKKALRLVVKRDLKSMDPTLRSEEDEAIQRIVMEAPWFKACKGLCAYISCSALREVDTSRILSHILSSHSEMRKKLFVPRVEDRNRNMRMLNISSTEDLIANSMNILEPAPLDAEGNEREDVLFANEPVDLLILPGLAFDKAGRRLGRGGGYYDTFLSRYQELAEKRNWKQPLKVALSYSVQIVDEGTIPLTPNDVLVDALVSPSGVIPISPAALEFCQ; the protein is encoded by the exons ATGGCCATTCCTTGGGCAGTGTCACTGTCCACCAGCCGCTTCTTCCCCACCCGCTCCGCTATCCTCCGCCGTCAAACCTCACCGTGTTCCGCCACTGCCACCATGAGCACCGCCGGAGAACAGAACACTTCTGACACTGCCCATTTGGACACAATCTTCAAGCAGAAAAAGGCCCTCCGTTTGGTTGTTAAAAGAGATCTCAAATCCATGGATCCTACCCTTAGATCCGAAGAAG ATGAAGCAATACAAAGGATTGTAATGGAGGCCCCGTGGTTTAAGGCTTGCAAGGGATTGTGCGCTTACATAAGCTGTAGTGCCTTGCGAGAAGTAGATACAAGCCGAATACTATCTCATATTCTCAGTAGCCATTCAGAG ATGCGAAAGAAGCTATTTGTTCCAAGAGTGGAGGATAGGAACAGAAACATGCGAATGCTTAACATTTCAAGCACTGAGGATTTGATTGCAAATTCAATGAACATTCTGGAACCAGCTCCATTAGATGCTGAGGGGAATGAACGCGAGGATG TCTTGTTCGCTAATGAGCCTGTTGATTTGTTAATTTTACCTG GACTTGCATTTGACAAAGCTGGAAGACGGTTGGGCCGCGGTGGAGG ATACTATGACACCTTTTTATCAAGATATCAAGAGCTTGCCGAGAAGCGAAATTGGAAGCAACCGCTCAAAG TTGCACTTTCTTACTCAGTTCAAATAGTGGATGAGGGTACTATACCTCTAACTCCAAATGACGTTCTTGTGGATGCACTTGTATCACCTTCTGGTGTGATTCCTATTAGTCCAGCTGCGCTGGAGTTTTGCCAGTGA
- the LOC101263397 gene encoding transcription factor BHLH089 isoform X2 produces MDPPIINEGSFSAANPSSYSLAEIWPFAAAANGGGNGELGGGGLGLRMSSFTGLLEAAANSINESTLTEQSRRSGGAGGGDGSGSGGGNVGVRKRDVNSEDDFSKFVSTSDANDLFSDLTKQLIDIHINSNHVQDGSVAKRLKVSQSKEENGVSKVEAESSSQTANKGTEQSSKPEPPKDYIHVRARRGQATDSHSLAERARREKISERMKILQDLVPGCNKVIGKALVLDEIINYIQSLQRQVEFLSMKLEAVNSRMNHPIETFPSKDEHMWNKERLCSLLIRTFFMYQFAIKLVLFGYLKVVSTGRILH; encoded by the exons ATGGATCCACCAATTATTAATGAAGGTTCATTCTCGGCGGCGAATCCTTCTTCTTACAGTTTGGCTGAGATTTGGCCGTTTGCCGCAGCGGCAAATGGTGGAGGAAACGGTGAACTTGGTGGAGGAGGACTGGGACTCAGAATGAGTAGCTTTACGGGTTTGTTAGAAGCAGCTGCAAACTCCATTAATGAATCTACTCTGACGGAGCAGAGCAGAAGAAGCGGCGGAGCTGGTGGTGGTGATGGTAGTGGTAGTGGTGGAGGTAATGTTGGTGTAAGGAAGAGGGATGTGAACTCGGaggatgatttttctaagtttgtCTCTACTAGTGATGCTAATGATTTG TTTTCAGATTTAACGAAGCAACTTATTGATATTCATATCAATTCGAATCATGTTCAGGATGGTTCAGTGGCCAAACGTTTGAAAGTTTCCCAATCTAAAGAAGAAAATGGAGTTTCAAAGGTAGAAGCAGAATCAAGTTCTCAGACGGCTAACAAGGGGACTGAACAAAGTAGTAAACCTGAGCCACCTAAGGATTACATCCACGTAAGGGCAAGAAGGGGTCAAGCTACTGATAGCCACAGTTTAGCAGAGAGG GCCAGGAGAGAAAAGATCAGCGAGAGGATGAAAATTCTGCAAGATTTGGTTCCTGGATGTAATAAG GTTATCGGAAAAGCACTTGTTCTTGacgaaataataaattatatccAGTCACTACAGCGTCAAGTTGAG TTCTTGTCCATGAAGCTTGAAGCAGTCAATTCAAGGATGAACCACCCTATAGAAACCTTTCCTTCAAAAGAT GAGCATATGTGGAACAAGGAAAGATTGTGCTCTCTTTTGATACGGACCTTTTTCATGTACCAATTTGCTATTAAACTCGTCCTATTCGGTTATCTCAAGGTTGTGTCAACAGGAAGAATTTTGCATTAG
- the LOC101263397 gene encoding transcription factor BHLH089 isoform X1, whose amino-acid sequence MDPPIINEGSFSAANPSSYSLAEIWPFAAAANGGGNGELGGGGLGLRMSSFTGLLEAAANSINESTLTEQSRRSGGAGGGDGSGSGGGNVGVRKRDVNSEDDFSKFVSTSDANDLFSDLTKQLIDIHINSNHVQDGSVAKRLKVSQSKEENGVSKVEAESSSQTANKGTEQSSKPEPPKDYIHVRARRGQATDSHSLAERARREKISERMKILQDLVPGCNKVIGKALVLDEIINYIQSLQRQVEFLSMKLEAVNSRMNHPIETFPSKDLAPSAFDTSGMIFGTQAPREYAQGTQSEWLHMQVGNSFDRAT is encoded by the exons ATGGATCCACCAATTATTAATGAAGGTTCATTCTCGGCGGCGAATCCTTCTTCTTACAGTTTGGCTGAGATTTGGCCGTTTGCCGCAGCGGCAAATGGTGGAGGAAACGGTGAACTTGGTGGAGGAGGACTGGGACTCAGAATGAGTAGCTTTACGGGTTTGTTAGAAGCAGCTGCAAACTCCATTAATGAATCTACTCTGACGGAGCAGAGCAGAAGAAGCGGCGGAGCTGGTGGTGGTGATGGTAGTGGTAGTGGTGGAGGTAATGTTGGTGTAAGGAAGAGGGATGTGAACTCGGaggatgatttttctaagtttgtCTCTACTAGTGATGCTAATGATTTG TTTTCAGATTTAACGAAGCAACTTATTGATATTCATATCAATTCGAATCATGTTCAGGATGGTTCAGTGGCCAAACGTTTGAAAGTTTCCCAATCTAAAGAAGAAAATGGAGTTTCAAAGGTAGAAGCAGAATCAAGTTCTCAGACGGCTAACAAGGGGACTGAACAAAGTAGTAAACCTGAGCCACCTAAGGATTACATCCACGTAAGGGCAAGAAGGGGTCAAGCTACTGATAGCCACAGTTTAGCAGAGAGG GCCAGGAGAGAAAAGATCAGCGAGAGGATGAAAATTCTGCAAGATTTGGTTCCTGGATGTAATAAG GTTATCGGAAAAGCACTTGTTCTTGacgaaataataaattatatccAGTCACTACAGCGTCAAGTTGAG TTCTTGTCCATGAAGCTTGAAGCAGTCAATTCAAGGATGAACCACCCTATAGAAACCTTTCCTTCAAAAGAT CTAGCACCATCAGCTTTTGATACGAGTGGAATGATTTTCGGCACTCAAGCACCGAGAGAATATGCTCAAGGGACACAATCCGAGTGGCTCCATATGCAGGTTGGCAACAGCTTTGACAGAGCAACATGA